In Odontesthes bonariensis isolate fOdoBon6 chromosome 6, fOdoBon6.hap1, whole genome shotgun sequence, one genomic interval encodes:
- the LOC142382045 gene encoding putative HIT-like protein Synpcc7942_1390 isoform X2 has translation MYIRHILRRQFAGTGAVQFSRVQHVFRAERSLCTKSDEVKLAEEASKRYSSAAPTIFSKVIDKSIPADIIYEDAKCLAFRDISPQAPVHFLVIPKVPIPRISAAKDDDAELLGHLLVVAKNVAKQESLQDGYRVVINDGKLGAQSVYHLHIHVLGGRQMTWPPG, from the exons ATGTATATTCGTCATATCCTACGACGACAGTTCGCCGGGACCGGAGCGGTTCAGTTCAGCCGTGTGCAACATGTTTTCCGAGCTGAG AGATCACTTTGCACCAAAAGTGATGAGGTGAAGCTGGCGGAGGAGGCCAGCAAGAGGTACAGCTCTGCAGCTCCAACCATCTTCTCAAAAGTGATTGACAAAAGCATCCCTGCAGATATTATTTATGAAGATGCCAAG tgTTTGGCATTTAGGGATATCAGCCCACAGGCCCCTGTTCACTTCTTGGTTATTCCAAAGGTCCCTATTCCTCGAATAAGTGCAGCCAAAGATGATGATGCCGAG CTCTTGGGACATTTGTTGGTTGTTGCTAAAAATGTGGCCAAGCAAGAATCTCTGCAAGACGGATACAGAGTGG TGATCAACGATGGAAAGCTCGGAGCTCAGTCAGTCTACCACCTTCACATCCACGTCCTGGGAGGAAGACAGATGACATGGCCGCCAGGATGA
- the LOC142382036 gene encoding long-chain-fatty-acid--CoA ligase ACSBG2-like, with product MQVHPDCSCQVAVTQLCEQRSKYKMSVKESPVVTNGLAPMDGNTDSIASKEENTVSEVIDLKSSSTVIPNGKADTAGLSAAPASESQETHPTSNPEPPAKPPRSPEAEGAAERLSAEEPKTIPLQAPDLVTLAPAEQLWSNSRDQAVRLRMEGSGPGSETPVTIHQMFLETVEKCRDLPALVYKKDGQTVTLTWSQYYEQCRAAAKSFLKLGLERFHGVCILGFNSPEWFISDIGCILAGGLAAGIYTTNSPEACQYVAANCEANILVVENQKQLDKILQIKDHLPHLKAIVQYKGELQQKAPFLYTWEEFMKLGEDVPNEQLNAMIDSLRANQCCTLIYTSGTTGNPKGVMLSHDNMTWTARTASSMITANNGEEVLVSYLPLSHVAAQVVDIWTCMSLGGTTYFAEPDALKGTLVNTLKEARPTLFLGVPRVWEKMQESMKAAGAKASPLRKRVADWAKSIGLQYGYSAMNGENAVPWGFMLANNLVFKKVRAALGLDRCRLCCTGAAPITKETLEYFLSLNIPVMELYGMSESSGPHTVSIDEFRIMSCGKEMPGCKTKLENPDGEGNGEICFWGRNVFMGYLNMPDKTTEALDKQGWLHSGDLGRHDEQDFLYITGRIKELIITAGGENVAPVPIEDAVKNELPFISNAMLIGDKMKFLSMLLTVKCVMDDNGDPTDELSPEALDFCRQHGVTSTKVSEIVANKEPAIYKAIQEGMERVNSKSTSNAQKVGKWTLLEQDFSVNGGELGPTLKLRRPIVVKMYQEKINELYAVAAEKQ from the exons ATGCAGGTACATCCTGACTGCTCCTGTCAGGTTGCTGTCACTCAGCTGTGTGAGCAGAGAAG CAAATACAAGATGAGTGTCAAAGAAAGTCCAGTTGTGACAAATGGTTTAGCACCTATGGATGGTAATACTGACAG CATCGCCTCCAAGGAAGAAAATACTGTGTCAGAGGTAATAGATTTAAAGAGCTCCTCCACAGTCATCCCCAATGGAAAAGCAGACACAGCTGGCCTCAGTGCAGCGCCGGCGTCAGAGAGCCAGGAGACTCATCCTACCAGTAACCCCGAGCCACCGGCCAAGCCTCCCAGATCTCCGGAGGCGGAGGGGGCTGCTGAAAGACTCTCAGCAG AAGAGCCAAAGACAATTCCCCTGCAGGCCCCGGATTTGGTAACTCTGGCCCCTGCGGAGCAGCTATGGAGCAACAGCAGGGATCAGGCAGTGAGGCTGAGGATGGAGGGCTCAGGTCCAGGCTCAGAGACTCCAGTCACCATCCATCAGATGTTCCTGGAGACAGTGGAAAAGTGCAGGGATCTTCCAGCACTGGTTTACAAAAAAGATGGCCAGACGGTGACTCTGACCTGGAGCCAATACTATGAGCAGTGTCGAGCAGCAGCTAAAAGTTTCCTTAAG CTGGGGCTGGAACGTTTCCATGGTGTTTGCATTCTGGGATTCAACTCTCCTGAGTGGTTCATCTCAGACATTGGATGTATCCTTGCTGG GGGTCTGGCAGCCGGCATTTACACAACCAACTCCCCAGAGGCCTGTCAGTATGTGGCCGCCAACTGTGAGGCCAACATTCTGGTTGTGGAGAACCAGAAACAGCTCGACAAAATCCTGCAG ATAAAAGACCATTTACCTCACCTGAAAGCCATCGTCCAGTATAAAGgcgagctgcagcagaaagcaccGTTCCTGTACACA TGGGAAGAGTTCATGAAGCTCGGAGAGGACGTGCCCAATGAGCAGCTGAATGCCATGATTGACAGTCTTCGGGCCAATCAGTGCTGCACTCTCATCTATACTTCTGGAACTACTGGCAATCCTAAAGGAGTCATGCTGAGCCACGACAAT ATGACATGGACAGCCCGCACAGCCTCCTCCATGATAACTGCAAACAACGGCGAGGAGGTCCTTGTCAGTTACCTTCCACTCAGCCACGTGGCAGCCCAGGTAGTCGACATTTGGACCTGCATGAGTCTTGGAGGAACCACCTACTTTGCAGAGCCAGATGCTCTGAAG GGCACTTTGGTAAACACACTGAAAGAAGCTCGTCCAACTCTTTTCCTGGGAGTTCCACGAGTGTGGGAGAAGATGCAGGAGAGTATGAAAGCTGCCGGTGCCAAGGCAtccccactgaggaagagagtGGCAGACTGGGCCAAGTCCATTGGCCTGCAATACGGCTACAGTGCCATGAACGG GGAGAATGCAGTGCCTTGGGGTTTCATGCTGGCTAACAATCTGGTCTTCAAGAAGGTGCGTGCTGCTTTGGGTTTGGACCGCTGCAGATTGTGCTGCACAGGAGCTGCCCCGATTACAAAAGAAACTCTGGAATACTTTTTGAGCCTGAACATCCCTGTGATGGAGCTTTACGGCATGAGTGAGAGCTCCGGTCCACACACAGTGTCCATCGATGAGTTTCGCATCATGAG CTGTGGAAAGGAGATGCCAGGCTGCAAGACAAAGCTGGAGAATCCAGATGGGGAAGGGAACGGGGAGATCTGTTTCTGGGGTCGCAACGTTTTTATGGGCTACTTGAATATGCCCGACAAAACAACAGAGGCTCTAGATAAGCAGGGCTGGCTGCACTCAGGAGACCTGGGAAGACATGATGAGCAGGACTTCCTGTACATCACAGGAAGGATCAAAG aGCTGATCATCACTGCCGGTGGTGAGAACGTCGCTCCCGTACCCATTGAGGATGCAGTAAAGAATGAACTGCCCTTCATCAGCAACGCCATGCTGATTGGAGACAAGATGAAGTTCCTCTCCATGCTGCTCACAGTAAAA TGTGTAATGGATGACAACGGAGATCCTACAGATGAGCTGAGTCCTGAGGCTTTGGACTTCTGCAGGCAGCATGGCGTGACGTCGACCAAGGTGTCAGAGATTGTAGCCAATAAGGAGCCGGCTATCTACAAAGCCATTCAGGAAGGCATGGAGCGCGTCAACTCCAAATCAACGTCCAACGCCCAGAAGGTCGGGAAGTGGACCCTACTGGAGCAAGACTTCTCTGTCAATGGAGGAGAACTGG GACCCACCTTGAAACTGCGGAGGCCCATTGTTGTGAAGATGTACCAGGAGAAAATAAACGAATTGTACGCAGTGGCGGCAGAAAAGCAGTAA
- the LOC142382045 gene encoding putative HIT-like protein Synpcc7942_1390 isoform X1, whose product MNLLILMNICFSLTAVEPFHNPCPTCSGGGCGEPTVSHHHQERSLCTKSDEVKLAEEASKRYSSAAPTIFSKVIDKSIPADIIYEDAKCLAFRDISPQAPVHFLVIPKVPIPRISAAKDDDAELLGHLLVVAKNVAKQESLQDGYRVVINDGKLGAQSVYHLHIHVLGGRQMTWPPG is encoded by the exons ATGAACCTTCTTATTCTCATGAACATTTGCTTTTCGCTCACTGCTGTTGAGCCTTTCCACAACCCCTGCCCTACCTGTTCTGGTGGTGGCTGTGGAGAACCCACAGTGTCCCACCACCACCAAGAG AGATCACTTTGCACCAAAAGTGATGAGGTGAAGCTGGCGGAGGAGGCCAGCAAGAGGTACAGCTCTGCAGCTCCAACCATCTTCTCAAAAGTGATTGACAAAAGCATCCCTGCAGATATTATTTATGAAGATGCCAAG tgTTTGGCATTTAGGGATATCAGCCCACAGGCCCCTGTTCACTTCTTGGTTATTCCAAAGGTCCCTATTCCTCGAATAAGTGCAGCCAAAGATGATGATGCCGAG CTCTTGGGACATTTGTTGGTTGTTGCTAAAAATGTGGCCAAGCAAGAATCTCTGCAAGACGGATACAGAGTGG TGATCAACGATGGAAAGCTCGGAGCTCAGTCAGTCTACCACCTTCACATCCACGTCCTGGGAGGAAGACAGATGACATGGCCGCCAGGATGA
- the LOC142382034 gene encoding flavin reductase (NADPH)-like yields MKIALLGATGQTGQYLVKQALEQGHTVTAIVRNPAKLTVNHDNLKVVTADIFSADSLKTHFKEQDVVMSCLGFPASFFSGVTGYTMSMAAVVSAMREARVSRVITMTSWYTEPNSGTQSSYVIRFLLLPMIRNVLNNMFEMENFLKKTEGINWTVVRPPGLKNLPATADEFLTHEGYFVPSNSSQAPNSAVGRGDVARFMLSLLNSNAWVKQGVAITTK; encoded by the exons ATGAAGATTGCTTTGCTGGGAGCCACTGGGCAGACTGGACAGTATCTGGTCAAACAGGCACTGGAGCAGGGTCACACGGTCACCGCCATTGTCAGGAACCCGGCGAAGCTCACGGTGAATCATGACAACCTCAAG GTGGTGACGGCTGATATTTTCTCAGCGGACAGTCTGAAGACTCATTTCAAAGAACAGGATGTGGTCATGTCCTGCCTCGGCTTCCCGGCCTCCTTCTTCTCGGGGGTGACGGGGTACACCATGTCCATGGCTGCCGTGGTCAGCGCCATGCGAGAGGCCCGCGTCAGCAGGGTCATCACCATGACCTCATGGTACACAGAAC CAAACTCTGGAACTCAGTCTTCTTACGTGATCCGGTTTCTCCTGCTGCCGATGATCAGAAATGTCCTCAACAACATGTTTGAGATGGAGAACTTCCTGAAGAAGACCGAGGGCATCAACTGGACCGTAGTTCGTCCCCCCGGGCTCAAGAACCTCCCGGCTACAG CTGATGAGTTTCTGACCCACGAGGGATACTTTGTGCCCAGCAACAGCAGTCAGGCCCCAAACAGTGCTGTGGGAAGAGGAGATGTGGCTCGCTTCATGCTCTCTCTGCTCAACAGCAACGCCTGGGTCAAACAGGGAGTCGCCATCACCACCAAGTGA